ATGGCTAGTATCTTCTTTCCTTCATATTATTTTGCATGGCATTAGATGATATGGCTCCTAACTATTGAAGTTGAAAAGTTAATCCGAATGTACCTGATCAGTAAGTTCAGTAACGAATATATCTGCTGGACCACCAATTAGAAAAGCAGTTGGAAAATTTGGACATTGTTTCAAGAAGTTATCCACTTTGTCAGCTGCAAAGAAAATGTATATATTTCAAACTCTAGTGCAATGTAATTCATATGCTAATCCATTCCTCCAAATGTCTACCtgaattgtaaaataaaatgaacctTGAGAGCAAAAGATACATGTCTCGCTGAGCCTGAGAGTTAAATGAAAGTTACAGTTTTAAAATGCCATCACTAGCAACTAAACTAAAGGATCCAATAAAAACTTGTCTAATATTAGAAACTCAATCTGATTAATCTAACCTGGACAGGAATTTTATTCAATCGATTATGGTCTAATGCAACATCTTCCAGAAGGTACTGGTTTGAGGGAAATAAAAAGAACAGGCAAAGGAATTAGAAAAAAGAAGCAATAATGACATCATGCAAATATTAGATTCTCGTTTGGGACTCTTACAAGAAATAGAGACTGGAAACGCCTTGTATTTGTTTGAATGTCAATCCTGCACACAGCACCAACAAATATAATTTCATTATCATCTTGGTTTGATAAGGAACATCAATTTCCAAACAATGTAAAATTTCAATATCAAACAATCCAAATCCATGTTCAAACTTTGCAGTTATAGCCAATAAACTAATGTCAATTGTTTCCGTTTAACAGCTTGTATTGCACTCTTACCAGAACACATCTGTGGCTCCTTGAACTAGAGCAGATGAATAGCGGAGGAGCACTTCTGGCTTATCAATTTGAGCTTCAAATAACTGCAAAAAGGTTTGAACTTATAGTGAAACACAACAGGCAGCCAAAGGGAAACATAGAGACCCAAAAAAGAGAAGATTTTCAGGATATAAACAAGAACAAATAATATGAATTAGTTTTGGATTATATATGGTTTGTAAAAGTTAGGATCCCTCATACTTCTGACATAGTTTACAAGTTATATCATATTCTATTGTCACATTAcatattttgttgttttgctTCTCAGAATTGTCATCATTAAAATAGCTACAACTCATTCCAGTTATTCTCTATAAATATTCATCATATATTAGACATGATATGTATTAAGTTCCTAAACATCAAAGGGAAAACCTGCTCATGTTAGGGGTTTGAAAAATAGTTACTAACTTTCTATCAACTGCTCACTGATATATTAATTTGATACTGATTCAGGCGTTGCATTAACTTCAGAAACCAAtgacaaattattaaaaaattaagataacaGAGAATAAATCATAGTACATCAGCTAGTATGAACCGCCTTATGGTATAGAACTAACTTAAAAAGGGAATTGCGAACCAGTATGCCAACACTTTCAGACAAAAAAGACTGAACATCACGAAACCTCAGCTTTTGATGATCATGTCACCCAAAGTAAGTGTTGAGAATATGGTCAGTGaataatgaaaagagagaacCGAGATTCTTGTAGGACAGCATGTAGATATAAAATAGTGATTGGGAGGGGTTTGGTTTTAATCCCCCCCTCCTTTTCTCTACCTCCCTCCCTCTCTTTAAAATACCCTAATAGAACAACATACTTACAATGTTGACTAATCCGACATTTGTTACTATTAcacatttaattaataaaagggTAGATTAATATTAATCCAGTAGTACTGACAATTTGATAGGATACGTTGTGATGCAATAAGATGAAACATTATTtcctatttatttataataatactaGACTTCTAATGAAAACAAATTAGTTAGAGAATTAAATCATGAAATATGAGGGAAATATAGAAATTATTCGTATGATTCATATCATATATTCTTGTAGGACACACTGGTATTCTAAGATATGATTAGGATAATATGAGATATTTCCATGTATTTTAACCAtaatattactaaaaaaatgtTTCCGTAGTTGGCTTCTAGGTGTGTTAAAGCCTTAAAGGCATGGCAATCATGACGGAAACAAATCTAGGCACTTCAAATATATAACCTTTAACAAAATAGAAATTGATAAGGCTTCTTTAGTATCTTGCTCGATTTTCTCTTGAATGTGATGTAATGTTCGAAATGATTCAAATCAAGTGCAATAAATTCGGGTAAAAGTTCTATTGAAGTGAATTTATCTCTAAAATAGCTAGCTTATATAATTTACTAGGTTATAAGTACACTCTACTTTATTAGCCTAAGAACTAATACATTTACTTTTGAACTTTAAGACAAGCTCACTTCAGATGAAATTAATCCGatattcaaatattttcaagCAAGCAACAAGACCATGAATTGTGAAATACACAAGCTCACATACCCATTTGTGAAAAAGGAGGGCAAAGATATGCGAAGAAAAAGATTGGCTCCATAGTTGCACAATCAAGTCAAGGATAGGCTTTCCACTCCCAGGTACTCGTACAAAATAATCAGCAAGCACATCATAGAAACATAATGGACCATCAAGGACATCCTCTGCAGGACCAATGGCATCTTCTTCCTTGTTGACAATTACTTCTGTTATTGTAGGGGGAAAAATTGCAGTTGGTAATTCTTGTTTGAAAAAGGGCTCTCGGCAGTTTTAGATTCAAATATCCATGTGTTAGCACAGCAACATAATAGACCAACTTTTAGTGTTAGCTGGGCATACTAATATAGTCCTATGAATCCTAGGTAAGAGTTACAAAAAGTATCATACAACTATAATATAGTTCTGATAAATCAAGAGCAAGAAAAAAGACTTCAATATGTGGAAAGGATGATAAAATCTTATATTGAAAGAACCTCAAAAAACACCATATAGTTCTTTAGAAGTTGCTGTTGGAGATGTCTGTCTAGAAGAACctcaaaatcatgaaaataaaaCTTTGCTTCAACTGCCTCCTAGAACACTTTTCCACCACTGTAAACTACCCACATTAATACGTTTGACTATTCAATGCCACAAAATTGGCTTTATGTCACACAACACATGTTTTTCAGACAGAATTTTCTTGGCACACATAGGATAGACGACAACCTTACATGCAATCTTTCATTTTAAGCATAAGAATCTTCTtccagaaaaaaataaaataaaaaatccataaACCGTGATCATGCAAACAGAGTGAACCATAAACAATAACCCCATGTCAAACGGTAGCAACACCATCAAAGACACTAGACTGCAAACTTTTTCAAAAGGAAAAGTAAGGCTATGTTCTGAAGATAATCAATGGTTTCGACTCTCAATTCACCTTTAGCTCGGTCATCAACTTCTAAAGCAACGTCTGCAAACAGCTCCTGCAACAAATTGCGCCTCTGCGAGGAATTAGCTAGCGCCTGCACCACATAAAAATTCTCTTCAGccaaaacaaaaagcaacgcaaCACAGCAAGCATATCAAGGATTCCTAGCTCCAATTTCAATTTCACAGCATTTTCCCGGCATTCAAACATAACAAATTTCcccaaaagttaaaaaaaaaaagaataggaAAACCGAACCCGCTGGAGCTTCTTGTGGATCGCTTGAGAGAGCGCGTCGAGGTACGCGGAGCTTCGATTCTGCGTGGAATGAGCTTCGGACATCTCCAATGGAATCGGAATCTGAAACTGGTTAAAGCAACCTCGGAGCGGAAGCAATAGCGCGCAaaaaagaaaaccctagaaatccctaattTAATCTCCGATCCAAACACGGCATCAACATTTTCCTTCCTTCCTTCCGGCAACAACAGTAACagacaaaagaagaaaaaataaaataaataaaatcggAAATAACGCAGATTTATTTGGTAACAGAGAGTTTGGTTTGTTTGTGGTGTgtcaacatttttctttttaccttGTTATCGTTGGTTCGTTCTATATATAATGCAGTTGAAGATTGGAGTGTTGAATGGAGAAGCTTAATGAAATGAATGAATAACGTGGAAGAGAGGGAACAAAAGGATGTGTTAGTTCTTTGTTGAATTGACGTTGAGGTGAAGCGTGGCCGTTTGATACACAGACACAAAGAAAGGTGTCATATATAAGTGTCAATCATGTATCAACTATTTTCTTTTGGATATTCTTATTTCTATACATTATGTTTTCAGTTATTTATTAGCCAAATCTTATTTCTATTCACTGTATTCTATCTTTAAAGAGGACTCTCAAATGCATTTTttcatcaaataaaattattagactTGTTTCatgtgtattttattttgtattgtgtttttatttaaatttaaatttatagtgAGTGTTGAAAGTACTTCGAAAAACAACTTTGTTTTTTGTTggtgttttttatttaattttttagaaactATTCGGATAAAGACgtctaaaacatttttttaaagatattttttgtaattaaaatttaacatataatcgattaattatattatttttgttaaattaatcTAGATGAATTAATTTGACtgagaaaataataaatcttttaattaattctataataaaaatattatattcatttttataaaaaataattaatttaaatcagTTTTAGATTcgattcattatttttttaattaaattaatttatttaatttaattttgacaaaaataacacaattttatcaattatatatgttaaattttaattattaaaaactatctttaaaaaatgttttagatacttttatttAAGTGGctcctaatttttttgtatatctcgtattcttaaaaatagttagtgtGTACAATCGAGCCAAATTCCTTGAGGttctttttatgtattttttttaactattaaattattataattctttttatatttattgaattatatGAAAAGTGATCAATTAATACGGTTTGGTGTATACGATCGCACAAGTTATAAGGCAAAATGTAACATCAAAttcttctaaaataaaataaaaaacaataaaataaaaaataaaaattcaattaccATTGAATTAATAAAACTTAGATACAAATatacaatataaattaaaaaatcaataatatattaatatttaattattcacttctttattttatttgttttttcattttagaatattcttttaaaaaaatgtgtacCAATTCATTGTGATGAAGATGTGCATAATAGAGTAAAAAACCCCAAACTTCTGAGTTCTGCCGTTGTCTTGTTTCTCAGTTTCTGTGGCATGTTCTCGCTTTTCTGTCATTCTGTGCATTGTGTGTTTATTGGAACATGGACGCGGTGGCACGGAGGGGTATTTTGGAATTTCGACAAGTTTGGATAAAGAATAAGGAGGGAGCTGATGTGGCGACAGGTCCACTTTACGGTAGAAGATAGAAGCTCAAATAtatgaatttagttaaatatactaaattatttaataatttttaattattaattttatataaaaatagttgTACTTATGTTTAGAATAAGatgattaaaatttgatttgagttttattgTCCATTGGTTGTCTATTATCTTTTAGTTATGTGTTAATACTTAATATTTATTCCATAAACACAAACCATGACAAACAATAGCTGTGCTCAATTCTAATTGATGGAGCTGGCACTCATCACAACATCATTGAAATTGTCAGCATCCATCGACAGTAGATACATTGTAAACACTACCACACCAACATATTGCGTAATAGGAAACATtaatatttaactttttaaaaaatcttattttaaaattttaaaaaattatatttgcgCTAAAAAAATATGCCCTCTCTTATTCCAATTCCTCACGCCAAGACCTCTTCCTCCAACTCCTCTCGTCGTGACGCCGTGCCATTCTCTTCTAACTCCTCTCGTCGTGCCGTCGTGACGCCTTTCAATTTTTTGATGTTTCCTTTCTCTCATCCACACCACTTCGAAGCCGCTTTTATGcacgttttttttcttttttttaagttttgaaggatttttttcttagttttcatattttttttgtgaatgaATGACCATTTGTACCTATGAGAGATGAAAACGCTGACATTTGTACCCATGATAGCTCGAAACTAACCTTGTACCCATGAATGATGCTGTCCGTGTGACAAAAGTACCCCACCTTGGATCTGAGCTTGGTTCGTGCCTTTCCGAACCTACGTGGCACTCCCAAACCCTCTCCCCAATCTGAGCCAACCATTCACCattatcatcttcatcttcttcaccaTCACCATTACCATAACCTCCATCACCATCACCTTAGCACTACCACGGCCACCTCCCTTCACCACAACCTCCGGCGACAACCCACACCGCCGCGcccctttctcttcttctttccctcttctcacCTCCGTTGAGCCCAGAAATCACAGCGCCAGCTCCTCCTCTCCACCAAAACAGCAAAATTTTCAAACACCagcatgaatcaaaacacacCTAAATCCATTAACATGCATTTCTAACTAACCAAATTAAGCAAAATGAACTAAAAGCAATACAATGAAAGAAACAGAACTCAGGAAAAAACGCAGGGGATGGAAAATTATTCTTCTGCAATTGTTCCACACAGCCTCCAAAATCAGAACTCCATGAAACTCAAACTCCACTCATCAATGGCGTCACTGGGACCGTTTCCCGCAAATTAAACACCGTCATCTCATCCCATTCCAAATTCCCACACTTCTCTTTTAAAATGTATGAACAagttatttttatctaataaaactactaaaatatataaaattattatataaaaaattattttataattagatcACAGTGGGAAAGTCTTTTTCAGAATTACTGAAAAAAATGGTTAACAATCAAGTATCAAAATTGTTAAATcattaaaatactaatttatgctcagttgattaaaataaaaaaaaccagtTTAAACGTTGATGTTAACAAGTATTGAATAAAAAATCATCGATATGTAATAGAACAGTGCGGCCTGAATTCTGTAGAAAAGTGGAGAGAGAACAGAAAGAAGCGACTTCACTTATTTCAACTAAATAACAATTTCATTGTCAAACAAAAGTTTTGATTTCTTGGTGTGATAGTAGAGGAAGCAAAATTTGAGGCACTACAACTTCTTCAACGTCATAActataattataaaaagtgaagaataaagaaaaagaaaactattAGCTTGGCCTCGCTTATTATCTATAATTTAACATGACATATTATCAAAAAATGAGAGAATAAAATCACTTGGCTTTGGCAACACCAAGCCTCTTTCGGAAATCATCTTCCATAAGAGGAAGACCATCTTTCAATGCGAACTTTGGTTCCCAACCAAGCACTTCCTTTGCTTTTGTAATGTCTGGTTTTCTCTGTTTTGGATCATCAGGAGTGTTATCCACTGTCTTTATCTCCACAGCTGGATTAATAAGCTGCAAACACAAATTACAAACTTTATTAGGATCTTATTggtttctgttttcattttcgGTGTTTTCTGATTAATGCTACTCAGAAGGGTAAAATCATAAACTAACCTCCTTCACTGTCTGTGCAAGTTCAAGCACTGTAAATTCACCTGCAAAAAAGAAGAGTGATTCAATTTAATTTGCTCAAGGCAAGAAAGGAATGATAGCAACTACAAGGTTTGGAATAAGGTCTAACCTGGGTTTCCAAGGTTGATTGGGCCAGTGtctgatccttccatgagacgGATCAGGCCATCAACCTATGATTTCACAATAAACACAATCAATCAGCTTACAAATACTAATTCAATGAAACAAAGATGCAAAGACGgatatgcatgcatgcataccAAATCAGAGACATAGCAGAAGCTTCGGGTTTGTGATCCCGGGGATTGGACTGTCAAGGACTCACCACTACAACACACCAATGATTATGTGAGAAATTGTAAGCATCATTGCTAGTCACATGTAAATGTTTTATGTTGAAAGTATACTTATGACTTCTGGTATGCAGATAAATTGTGAATTCGTATAAGATATGTCAGCTAATTGGTGAATTCATGTAATTATGGCCGAACCATGGGATAAGGAGAGAAAGAGGTTCAGATACCGAATTGCTTGAGCAATGAAGTTGCTAACAACACGGCCATCATCAATATTCATGCGTGGTCCATATGTGTTGAAGATTCTTGCAACGCGTATTTCTACATGAAAAGCATGTAAACAACAAAGTTGAGTTGCAAAGAAAAGCTTCTTCCAAGTTTGAGGAAAACAAGAGCAGAAATTCATTTTACCTATGCCATGTTGCCTATGATAATCAAACATCAGAGTCTCAGCCACACGCTTCCCCTCATCATAGCAACTTCGTACACCTGTTATAGCACAATGATTCAGTGCATATACAGTTATAAACTAAGCCAAGATACACAGATTGAGACTGATATAAAAGCATGTACCATTAGGGTTGACATTGCCCCAGTAGGTCTCAGGTTGGGGATGCACAAGAGGATCTCCATAAACCTCTGAAGTTGATGTAAGCAAAATCCTGCAAATAAAACAAGAACTAAGACCAACTGATTGTATAAGCTGAAATTGTTACTACTTGACATAGAAAGTTTTCCAACCTTGCTCCTACTCGCTTTGCAAGCCCAAGCATGTTCAGTGTGCCAATCACATTTGTCTTTATTGTCTGAAGAATATTATTTCTTTGCACATTAGTTGGTTTCTCAAGGTTCATTTTTCAACCAATGATGCATGACAGAAGAAGATGATTGAAGACAAATTAAAACTCAAGAATACCTTCACAGGATTATATTTGTAGTAAATAGGAGAAGCAGGGCAAGCAAGATGATAAATCCGATCAACCTCAACCAGCAAAGTTTCAGTGACATCTAGAAAGGGATAAGAGTGATAATGTGCATCAGCATAGTTAATTTATGCAGATTTATAAGCAATGCAAAACATAATATACTAAGCACATCATACAGCATATAAGACAGTTGGTTAGTTAAAAAGATGGACTGTACCATGACGGATAAGCTCAAATCTTGGATGACCGATCCAATGTTTGATGTTATCCTTGGATCCAGTGAAGTAGTTATCAGCAACAATGACCTGATTAGAAGATGCTAGTTAGTAGAATTAAATAGGAGGTgacaaaaaaaacacaatatTATAAGAAAGGATGACAAACTGACCTCATTCTTTTCGTTTTCCATGAGTCTATCGACGAGGTGTGAGCCAATGAATCCAGCTCCTCCCGTGATCAAAATTCTCATGTTGGGCTATAGTTAAGAATGAAAAGAACTAAATGAATTCTCCAACAAATGCAGAATCAATAAGAAAGAGTAGCTACAATATCTTAATTTTGAAACTATGAAACAGTTAGATTGCAAAAACCATATCTAACACGAAGTCAGTGAAAGAAGAACAATGTAGCAAGAAATTTCCGAATCAAAATAGATAAGCTAAGCTAAAAATTCACCTGGAAGAACTTGGAAAAACGCAACGGAGATGGCAAGGGAGGTTGCTTTCCATCTTGGTTATCATCCTTAGGAGATTTCGATGCCATTGCAAGGTCCTCTAAAATTCAATTCCTACACACCAAGATCAAGgaggtaaaaaaaatttcatagagCAAATCATATGGCTTAAAATTCATCAAACAAATAAAGAACAGAGAGACAGAAATTGAGAGAGTATGCAATAAACCTGATCTAAGCGCTTCAAAGATCAATCCTAAACTAGCTTCTATTCCAAGTAACCTATGATCATAGACCcgtttatatatatacacacagaGAGAGAAAGATGAAGTAGATCAAGAGATTGAAATATATACCATTCAAAATTGGAACAAAAACGGAAACTTAAAAAAGAATTTCAATTAaccaaattcaattttcaaaaggTAGTGATGGAATTCACACCGAACGCGTAATGAtcttaaataattgaatatgaCAAGTTGAATTTGCCTACCTAATGAACGTAAATGGAAGAGTATTTGACGTGAGATTGGAAGTGAAGGAAGAAATGATGGAAATGAATGGGATCGTGCCGAAAGAAGAAGGTGAGTGAAGGATCCAAATATagatgcaaatgcaacaactatcACACGTTCACACTCTTTTTTCTGTGATTAAGAGGAGACGAGAAATGTTCGGTTACATGCAGAAAATGCTGCTCTGAGTTACACTTCATGCACCAACATCTGCTGCCACGTGTCATGTTCCCCCACTTAACTGCTGACTTCTGAGGTTGTCTTTTTCCCCTCCCTTAACATTCTCAATCTCattctcaaatctcaatttCTTTAGTCAACCCTTTTGTTATAAACATGATGAGCAATTAAAGCATTTAATATAGTTGTTGGGTTTTTACATATTTCTTGAGTATTATTTACctgaattttttataaatttaattttaatatattgataagagtaaaatatttaatttcattcaGACTCACAATTACATTTGTTTTTTagatattgtaattatttttaatgatataaCGTTACATgattaaatatatgtgtaaaatatacatcaaaattaaattaacaaaagaatCATTGACCATCTTTTAActcatttgtattttaatttttctttttaaaaagaaaagaacagaACAAATTAAGCTGAACATCTCATATAATTCAACATGGCAAGATCCATAATTCCATATTGCCGTTTCTAATATTATCCACTTCCAAGCCAAAATATCCATTATTATGAAATATCTAACATTGACACAAAGTCGTgattcgaaaaataaaaatccataaTGACATGAAGTGATAAAGGTGTAACAACAAAAAGGAAGAACAATCTTAGTTCTTTTTGGGAACACCAAGCCTCAAACGGAAATCCTCTTCCATAAGAGGAAGGCCATCTCTCAACTTGACCTTTGGTTCCCAACCAAGCAATTCCTTTGCTTTTGTTATGTCTGGTTTTCTCTGTCTTGGATCATCTGGTGTGTTCTCAACCATCTTGATTTCCACATCTGGATTAATAAGCTGCATAAACAAACCATAGTTGATGCAATAAGCAACATTAATTAGTTACTTCCTTAATGATTGTAGATCTATTCTATTACACACACATGCCCTAACTCACATGCAGTTGTTTTCTtgtaaagttgatagttgagaatcTTTAGATgacaatttagtcaaatatgtCAATTCATCTGACGGTTCTCAACCCTAAACTTCACGTGAAGACAACTGCATGTGAGTCTCATACTGTTGTGTCAGTGTTAGAGAAGAAAGCAAACTACTAACCTCTTTCACAGTCTCAGCAAGTTCAGTCATAGTAAACTCGCCTGAAAGAATAAAGCCATGGACTAAAAGTTAGTACTTGTCCGAAAGATCATTATACAAAGGTTTCAGTTTAAACTATAACCTGGGTTCCCAATGTTGATTGGACCTGTGTTTTCGCCTTCCATTAGACGGATAAGGCCATCAACCTGGTACATTACAAACACGCAAGCAGAATGAGATAGCTATTTTagtatgtaaaataaaatatgacaaAGCATGAACGAGAAACGCCTTGTATATATACCATGTCAGAGACATAGCAGAAGCTGCGAGTTTGAGTTCCTGGAAGTTGGACTGTTAGGGGTTCACCACTGTCACATACAAAAAACTACATGAGAAGTAGCAACTGAAGACTCCAGCTCGAATTGGATCCAAGACTAATCAGCTCAATGGAGGTATTTAAATCATTTCATGAAGGCCTAGCAAATAAACTGAGATACTAGCAATCAACAATTCATGAATATTTATCGGCATATTCGTCTTACCGGAGTGCTTGAGCAATGAAATTGCTGACAACACGGCCGTCATCAATGTTCATTCGAGGTCCATATGTATTAAAGATTCTTGCAATTCGGATTTCTGTGGACAGATGGAAATAAACATCACATTGAGTTAGTAGCAGAAGAAAACATGTACTGCCATACCCTCTATTAATGAGAAGACATCACAAGGAAAAAAGGATAAGGAATTACCAATTCCATGTTGCCTATGATAATCAAACATCAAAGTTTCTGCAACTCGCTTGCCCTCATCATAACAACTTCGAACTCCTGCATGCACATTTTATGTTTAGAGTATGACCTCATAATATAACAAGCTTTGGAATATATATGAATGTCAAGTGTCAAGATACAATTCAAGCAACATATATGATAAACCACTGTGACATGCTAAAACTAAACAGTGGATTGCCCAGTTTAAGATTTCCATAGATAAAAAACTTTGATTAACTACATACCAATAGGGTTAACATTTCCCCAATAGGTTTCTGGTTGTGGATGCACAAGGGGATCTCCATATACCTCTGAAGTAGATGTAAGTAAAATCCTGTTGAACAAAATTACAAATTAGTAAAAGCAATTTCCACAAGCAGTTTagactataaaataaataataaacatagaTCCCCAACCTTGCTCCCACTCGCTTAGCAAGCCCGAGCATGTTCAGTGTTCCAATCACATTTGTCTTTATGGTCTGCAAAGTTATTCCATCAACTATTAGATAGTTTAACAAAAACTTACTTAACAGATAGAACAATTTACCATTGACAGTGACACATGGAAAGATTTTTGTAAAGAAATAGATCAGACTCTAAAAAATCCCACCTTTACAGGATTGTATTTGTAGAAAATCGGAGAAGCAGGGCAAGCAAGGTGGTAAATTTGATCAACCTCCACCAGTAATTGCTCCGTGACATCTACAAATAGTAAAAGAGAAGTAAGCACATGGAAATAAAGAAAAGTGATTTTCATATCTTATCTAACTACCAAGCTTCTTGCAACAGAAAGAAAATGCGAAGACTATACCGTGACGAATTAACTCAAATCTAGGATGACCAATCCACTTTCTAAGGTTGTCTTTAGATCCAGTGAAGAAGTTATCAACGACTATGACCTGATTAGACGAACACACGGTGAGATGCTGTACCAAAGTTGTATATAGCACTTGTTGAATCACAAATAAACTTCAGATCTATGCATAGCAGTACAGAAAGATCTCAACTGCACTGacctcattcttctcattttcCATCAATCTGTCAACTAGGTGAGAGCCAATAAATCCAGCTCCTCCAGTAACCAAAATTCTCATATTGGACTGTTTTCAATGAGAAAGAGTTAGGGAACCAATAATTTGTGTAAAGAGGGAGAAAAAGAAATGGCCATGAATAAAAAGAAAGGTTTCCTGGCAAAAACATTATCCAGGTAATAAATGAGTTCTCACTTCTCAATCATGAGATGTAATATGATTCTGCATACACATCTGCCACGTGATATGAACCATGCTAATGTGATAGTGACATGGGAAAGTAGTATAACTGACCCACATGtgctaaaatttaattttctcatGTACCACTTTCGTTACATTATCCAAATTCACAGTTATTTTGAAACCAAAGGAGTAACATTTACCAGATCCAACAATCAAAGATTCATTTATAAGAGAAGGGGAGTATATGCAAATACAGGACTCTATGAGAGACCATCAATAGTAGATTACCAATGCATTGACATAACtggatccaaaccaacaaaaacaGAAGAACATAATCAGAATAACAGAATGCCATGTGAGGGATGACCTGAAAGAACTTGGAGAAGCGCAAGGGAGATGGCTGAGGAGGTTGCTTTGCTGCTCCATTAGAAGCATTGGCTGCCATTGTCAAAATCTTTCAAGTTCAAATCCTGAACCAATTTCCAAACGGTCAACACTTATTATGAGCATTTGCACACATTAATTAGTTGAAAACATCAAAACTTAATGAA
The genomic region above belongs to Arachis duranensis cultivar V14167 chromosome 3, aradu.V14167.gnm2.J7QH, whole genome shotgun sequence and contains:
- the LOC107476864 gene encoding uncharacterized protein LOC107476864, with product MSEAHSTQNRSSAYLDALSQAIHKKLQRALANSSQRRNLLQELFADVALEVDDRAKEVIVNKEEDAIGPAEDVLDGPLCFYDVLADYFVRVPGSGKPILDLIVQLWSQSFSSHIFALLFHKWLFEAQIDKPEVLLRYSSALVQGATDVFWIDIQTNTRRFQSLFLYLLEDVALDHNRLNKIPVQAQRDMYLLLSRFILFYNSADKVDNFLKQCPNFPTAFLIGGPADIFVTELTDQLQKLKVEPVLLHYLSEIKVLQGMELRMTTSTRLKTCLYSFTSPGGPMYPTRAVRHAAWEALDLLFPVGRYPRHLISLFFRLLYPWYWPSSCWNFVMACLQALYFSLIGFIYSTWDNFTKPKSQ
- the LOC107477150 gene encoding UDP-glucuronic acid decarboxylase 5 produces the protein MASKSPKDDNQDGKQPPLPSPLRFSKFFQPNMRILITGGAGFIGSHLVDRLMENEKNEVIVADNYFTGSKDNIKHWIGHPRFELIRHDVTETLLVEVDRIYHLACPASPIYYKYNPVKTIKTNVIGTLNMLGLAKRVGARILLTSTSEVYGDPLVHPQPETYWGNVNPNGVRSCYDEGKRVAETLMFDYHRQHGIEIRVARIFNTYGPRMNIDDGRVVSNFIAQAIRGESLTVQSPGSQTRSFCYVSDLVDGLIRLMEGSDTGPINLGNPGEFTVLELAQTVKELINPAVEIKTVDNTPDDPKQRKPDITKAKEVLGWEPKFALKDGLPLMEDDFRKRLGVAKAK
- the LOC107476863 gene encoding UDP-glucuronic acid decarboxylase 6; translation: MAANASNGAAKQPPQPSPLRFSKFFQSNMRILVTGGAGFIGSHLVDRLMENEKNEVIVVDNFFTGSKDNLRKWIGHPRFELIRHDVTEQLLVEVDQIYHLACPASPIFYKYNPVKTIKTNVIGTLNMLGLAKRVGARILLTSTSEVYGDPLVHPQPETYWGNVNPIGVRSCYDEGKRVAETLMFDYHRQHGIEIRIARIFNTYGPRMNIDDGRVVSNFIAQALRGEPLTVQLPGTQTRSFCYVSDMVDGLIRLMEGENTGPINIGNPGEFTMTELAETVKELINPDVEIKMVENTPDDPRQRKPDITKAKELLGWEPKVKLRDGLPLMEEDFRLRLGVPKKN